The proteins below are encoded in one region of Oncorhynchus masou masou isolate Uvic2021 chromosome 15, UVic_Omas_1.1, whole genome shotgun sequence:
- the LOC135555265 gene encoding adhesion G protein-coupled receptor E5-like has product MTGRLHLLILALHLALLMENASGCPQGFSKTGRLCIDENECNPPSDDYNNDTETPHICGENAACINTNGSFYCQCAPGFRSSSQLINFTADSPETCKDINECLENKDPCGPNAECNNTLGSYFCICNEGFLTSTGVKRFIFGQGDTCEDRNECVDDITICGKHTQCVNTPGNYSCVCNPGFGLKSGKAQFTGNRESCEEMTDQKATTDQTATTDSEDAQGAKDLCKINKFICGGNGTCYNATNSSHRCACHSGFTNYGNPQGRCTELNCDTFASEKHLKMVIPGLQDAVALMRTSCLELRESNTAEQVNGEALLETLLSAIDSLLSGEPLKNNKEVSVLLDLVETALRIIGPLLKHPETRRFKTHTEVELLVQRNATSPQGPLTLSSTHAQLDSHWETAAGDTSYPGFATVSLLSYKGLETSTNHSFSGLQAQEGHSFQINSKVVTATMSNKDTSFLKEPVTFTFSHLKESDEGNYTCVYWDELGEGTWSDRGCFLVQSNATHTVCSCYHLSSFAVLMALYEFKDTFQLQLITWVGLSLSLLCLFICILTFSLIRSIRSTRNTIHLHLCLSLFIANLIFLVGISRTESQAGCAVVAGLLHFFFLSAFCWMCLEGVQLFRMVVLVFNTTFRPLYMMAGGYGVPAVIVAISALANAKGYGTKRHCWLNLEDGFIWSFFGPVCIIIMVNVFFFLITVWKLAQKFSSLNPDLDKLRKIKAFTITAVAQLCVLGTMWIFGCFQFEESTLAMSYLFTILNSLQGVLVFLMHCLLSKQVREEYGKILDSICALQKMKYSEFSSNQSSNSKSQTSKSTQNTGESQI; this is encoded by the exons ATGACAGGCAGACTGCATCTCCTGATTCTGG CTCTTCACCTTGCCCTGCTGATGGAAAATGCATCAGGCTGTCCTCAAGGATTCTCTAAAACTGGGAGACTTTGCATTG ATGAGAATGAGTGTAATCCTCCTAGTGATGACTATAACAATGACACTGAAACACCACATATCTGTGGTGAGAATGCAGCATGCATCAACACCAATGGAAGCTTCTACTGTCAATGTGCTCCTGGGTTCAGATCATCATCACAGCTGATTAACTTCACAGCTGACTCACCTGAAACATGTAAAG ACATCAACGAGTGTTTGGAGAATAAGGACCCCTGTGGTCCCAATGCAGAGTGTAACAATACTTTAGGGTCCTACTTCTGCATCTGCAATGAGGGCTTTCTCACCAGTACTGGAGTGAAAAGATTTATATTTGGCCAAGGAGACACGTGTGAAG ATAGAAACGAGTGTGTGGACGACATCACAATTTGCGGGAAGCATACACAGTGCGTCAACACACCAGGCAACTACTCCTGTGTCTGCAATCCAGGGTTTGGCCTGAAGTCTGGCAAAGCTCAATTCACAGGGAATAGAGAATCGTGTGAGGAAATGACAGATCAGAAAGCCACCACAGACCAGACAGCAACCACAGACAGTGAGGATGCTCAAGGTGCTAAAG ACTTGTGTAAAATAAATAAGTTTATCTGTGGAGGGAATGGAACGTGCTATAATGCCACCAACAGTAGCCATCGGTGTGCTTGTCATTCAGGATTCACCAACTACGGAAACCCGCAGGGGAGATGTACAG AGTTGAACTGTGACACGTTTGCGAGCGAGAAGCATCTTAAGATG GTCATCCCAGGTCTGCAGGATGCTGTAGCCCTGATGAGGACCAGTTGTCTGGAGTTGAGGGAGAGTAATACAGCAGAACAAGTCAATGGAGAGGCCCTGCTAGAG actCTGTTGTCTGCTATAGACAGTCTCCTGTCTGGCGAGCCTCTGAAAAATAACAAGGAAGTGAGTGTCTTGCTGGACCTGGTAGAGACTGCTCTGAGAATTATAGGACCTCTGCTGAAACACCCCGAGACCAGGAGGTTCAAAACTCACACCG AGGTGGAGCTGTTGGTGCAGAGAAATGCCACCTCCCCCCAGGGGCCCCTCACCTTGTCCTCTACACACGCTCAGCTAGACAGCCACTGGGAGACTGCTGCTGGAGACACCTCCTACCCAG GATTTGCAACGGTGTCCCTGCTCAGCTATAAGGGTCTGGAGACATCCACCAACCATTCCTTCTCAGGGCTGCAGGCACAGGAGGGCCACAGCTTTCAGATCAACTCCAAAGTGGTGACGGCCACCATGAGTAACAAGGACACATCCTTTCTCAAGGAGCCAGTCACATTCACCTTCTCCCATTTGAAGGAG TCAGATGAAGGGAACTACACCTGTGTGTACTGGGATGAGTTGGGAGAAGGGACCTGGTCTGATCGAGGCTGTTTCCTGGTGCAGTCCAATGCCACCCACACTGTGTGCTCCTGCTACCATCTCAGCAGTTTTGCTGTTCTTATGGCTCTCTATGAGTTCAAG gacacattcCAGCTGCAGCTGATCACCTGGGTgggcctgtccctgtccctgctgtgTCTCTTCATCTGCATCCTCACCTTCTCACTGATCCGCTCCATCCGGAGCACCCGCAATACCATCCACCTCCACCTCTGCCTCAGCCTCTTCATCGCCAACCTGATCTTCCTCGTCGGCATCTCACGCACCGAGAGCCAG gcTGGTTGTGCAGTGGTGGCTGGGCTGCTTCACTTCTTCTTCCTGTCAGCGTTCTGCTGGATGTGTCTGGAGGGAGTGCAGCTCTTCAGGATGGTGGTCCTGGTCTTCAACACCACCTTCAGGCCCCTCTACATGATGGCGGGGGGCTACGGCGTTCCTGCTGTCATTGTCGCCATCTCTGCCCTCGCCAACGCCAAAGGATACGGAACCAAGCGCCA CTGCTGGCTcaaccttgaggatggattcatCTGGAGCTTCTTTGGCCCTGTCTGTATCATCATCATG GTGAATGTGTTTTTCTTCCTCATCACAGTGTGGAAGTTGGCCCAGAAGTTCTCCAGCCTGAACCCTGACCTTGACAAACTCCGCAAAATCAA GGCATTCACCATAACTGCAGTGGCTCAACTGTGTGTGCTGGGCACCATGTGGATCTTTGGCTGTTTCCAGTTTGAGGAAAGCACGCTGGCCATGTCATACCTGTTCACCATCCTCAACAGTCTGCAGGGGGTCCTAGTGTTCCTCATGCACTGCCTGCTCTCTAAACAG